CCGGCCCCGAGGGCGCGCTCGCCGTCGAGTGCTTCACGCCGACCCGCAGCGACTGGGCCGGGCTCGAGCGCCTGGCGGGCCGCCCCGCGCCGAAGCTTCGCTAGTGCGGCGCAACCGGTCAGTCCCGCCGCCGCAGGTCATCCCCGTGCTCGTCTACCCGGACGTGCGCGAGGCCGTCGCCTGGCTCGAAGGCGCGCTCGGCGCGAGCGAGCGCGTCCGCATCGGCGACGGGCACCGCGCGCAGCTCTCGCTCAACGGCGAGGCCGTCATCGTGGCCGAGCCCGGCAACACCCGCGTGCCCCCGAGCGGCGGCGTCACGACGCACATGGTGATGCTCCGGGTGGACGACGTCGACGCCGTCTGCGAGCGGGCGCGCGGGCACGGCGCCCGGGTGCTGATGGAGCCGACCAGCTTCGCGTACGGCGAGCGCCAGTGCGAGCTCGAGGATCCGTTCGGCCAGCGCTGGTCGCTCACCCAGACCATCGCCGACGTCGCGCCGGAGGAATGGGGCGGCGTGACCGTCAACGGCGGCCACGACTACCCGGGCTAGACCGTGAGGTCGTACGGGTAGCGGGTGAGCGTCTCGCTGCCGTCCTCGGTGACGAGCAGCAGGTCTTCCAGCCGCACCTCGCCGAGGCCCGCGACCGTGAGGCCCGGCTCGATTGCGATCACGTCGCCAGGCACGAGCTCGTCCCGACCGACCGGCCCGACGCCCGGCGCCTCGTGAACCGCCAGGCCGACGCCGTGGCCGAGCGAGAACTGGAAGCCCTCGTCCGGGTTCTCGCCCGGACCCGTGCGGAGCGTGCGGTGGCCGGCCTCCTCGAAGACGTCGCAGGCGATCGCGTAGAGGGTCTCGCCGGTCACTCCCGGCCGCACCGCCTCGCGCGCCCGCTCGAGCGCCGTCCGCACGAGCGCCTCGAGCTCGCGCACGGCCGCCGGCACCTCGCCGACGACGAACGTGCGGGTCATGTCGGCATAACAGGCGGACTCCTCGTCGCGCGGCCACAGGTCGATCACGATCGGCAGGTTGGCGGGCAGCGGGCCTGAGCCGGGCTCGTGGCCGCCGCCCTCCCAGGCCGACGAGACGATGAGGTCGGTCGGCGCCGGCGCACCGTGCTCCTGACAGGCCGCGCGGATCGCCGCGCGCACGCGGTTCGAGGTCAGCACCTCGCCGTCGGCGACGAGCCCATCGCCGTTCACGGCGGTTCGGCGCAGGATCTCCGCCGCGGCGCGTATGCCCGCTTCGGCGGCCGCCTGGGCCCGCCGGATCCCGGCCATCTCGGCCTCCGTCTTCACCCGCCGCCGGGCCGCGATCGCCTCATGGTCGAGGTGGAGCACGATGCCGTCTGCCCGGAAGCGGTCGGCAATGAACACCGGCATCTCCGGGTCGGCGACCGCCTCGCGGATGCCGATCGCGGCGACCGCGCGCGACGACAGCTCGAGGTCGATCTCGTGGTGGCGCAGGCCCTGGTCGAGGAGCTCGAAGAGCCCGAGCTCCTTGAACCCGTGCACCGTCGCACCCGGGGCCGTCGCCTCGATCCGCGAGCGTTCCAGATCGCTCGCCACCACATGCAGCTTCCCGTCGACGACGGCGAGGACGAACGGGTCGCCGATCCCGACGGGGAGCTCGTGGCGCATCGCGGGCGAGCGCTCGGTGTCGCCGAAGAAGAGGAAGCTGGACATCGCGGCCAGGCTAGCGCAGGCCGGCCGCGAAGCCGGTGTTCGGCGCGCTCAGGTTCAGCATCCGCAGCTCGCCCGTGCCGGCGTTGCGGAACCCGTGCACCGTGCCGATCGGCGCGGCGATGAAGCTGCCCGGGCCGAAGCGGTGCGTCTCGCCGTCGAGCGCGAACTCGGCCTCGCCCTCGAGGACGAAGAAGCAGTCGGCGTGGGCGCGGTGCGTGTGCGGCTCGACGCCCTCGAAATCCGGCCCGAACCGCAGCTCGACCACCTCGAGCGCGTCGATCTCGCACAGAATGCGGTGGTGCCGTGCCTCCCGCTGCACGTGCTCGCCGCCCTCCGGGCCGTGCGCGATCCCGCTCCCCACGGGGCTAGCCCCCGCCGTAGGTGATGACGAGGTCGGACGCGAGCCCGATCAGGTATCCGAGCGAGAGGCCGAGCAGCACCAGCCGGCCCCCGAGCCGCCGGTTGGCGGAGTTCCAGAGCTGGCCGACGACGTAGAGGATGGCGCCGGCCGCGAGGGTGTAGAACGCGATCTCGAGCGCCGGGGACGTGACCCGGTAGCCGATCAGCGTGCCGACGAAGGTGGGGCCGCCGCCGATCAGGCCGGCGAGGATGATCCAGCGCCAGCTCGGCCGCACGCCGCCGAGCGGCCCGACGATGCCGAAGCCCTCGGTCGCGTTGTGGAGCGCGAAGCCGATGATGAGCGTGGTCGCGAGCGCCACCTCGCCTCCCCGGGCCGACACGCCGATGGCGAGGCCCTCCGAGAAGTTGTGCAGGCCGATCGCGACGGCGATCAGCATGCCGAGCGTGAGCGACGCCCGCTCGGCCAGCGCCGCCAGGTCGGCTGTCG
This Gaiellales bacterium DNA region includes the following protein-coding sequences:
- a CDS encoding VOC family protein; amino-acid sequence: MRRNRSVPPPQVIPVLVYPDVREAVAWLEGALGASERVRIGDGHRAQLSLNGEAVIVAEPGNTRVPPSGGVTTHMVMLRVDDVDAVCERARGHGARVLMEPTSFAYGERQCELEDPFGQRWSLTQTIADVAPEEWGGVTVNGGHDYPG
- a CDS encoding M24 family metallopeptidase; protein product: MSSFLFFGDTERSPAMRHELPVGIGDPFVLAVVDGKLHVVASDLERSRIEATAPGATVHGFKELGLFELLDQGLRHHEIDLELSSRAVAAIGIREAVADPEMPVFIADRFRADGIVLHLDHEAIAARRRVKTEAEMAGIRRAQAAAEAGIRAAAEILRRTAVNGDGLVADGEVLTSNRVRAAIRAACQEHGAPAPTDLIVSSAWEGGGHEPGSGPLPANLPIVIDLWPRDEESACYADMTRTFVVGEVPAAVRELEALVRTALERAREAVRPGVTGETLYAIACDVFEEAGHRTLRTGPGENPDEGFQFSLGHGVGLAVHEAPGVGPVGRDELVPGDVIAIEPGLTVAGLGEVRLEDLLLVTEDGSETLTRYPYDLTV
- a CDS encoding cupin domain-containing protein — translated: MGSGIAHGPEGGEHVQREARHHRILCEIDALEVVELRFGPDFEGVEPHTHRAHADCFFVLEGEAEFALDGETHRFGPGSFIAAPIGTVHGFRNAGTGELRMLNLSAPNTGFAAGLR
- a CDS encoding ZIP family metal transporter, with the protein product MSPEKTAMLGAIAGFTIYFGLPVGRLQGLSDRTRAFLSVLAAGILLFIFWDVLDAAHGILESGLMMAKDGQGWGTFAARGIMAAAGILAGGLGLAWIEHQLLRRRTPAPMAGGSAEAAAVGAAVPTADLAALAERASLTLGMLIAVAIGLHNFSEGLAIGVSARGGEVALATTLIIGFALHNATEGFGIVGPLGGVRPSWRWIILAGLIGGGPTFVGTLIGYRVTSPALEIAFYTLAAGAILYVVGQLWNSANRRLGGRLVLLGLSLGYLIGLASDLVITYGGG